One segment of Primulina tabacum isolate GXHZ01 chromosome 14, ASM2559414v2, whole genome shotgun sequence DNA contains the following:
- the LOC142525222 gene encoding proteasome subunit alpha type-1-B-like has translation MFRNQYDTDVTTWSPAGRLFQVEYAMEAVKQGSAAIGLRSKTHVVLACVNKASSELSSYQKKIFKVDDHIGVAIAGLTADGRVLSRYMRNECINYSYTYESQLPVGRLVVQLADKAQVCTQRSWKRPYGVGLLVGGLDESGAHLYYNCPSGNYFEYQAFAIGSRSQAAKTYLERKFESFMESPQDTLIKDALFALRETIQGEKMTSSICTIAIMGVGEAFHILDQETVESLLNEFEVVGEDTPTDEAAAPDQSRDADAGAATAGDQGVAPMDI, from the exons ATGTTTCGAAACCAGTACGATACCGATGTGACAACGTGGTCGCCGGCGGGGCGGCTTTTTCAAGTAGAGTATGCGATGGAGGCGGTGAAGCAAGGGTCGGCTGCGATAGGGCTGAGATCAAAGACGCACGTGGTCTTAGCGTGCGTGAATAAGGCCAGCTCCGAGCTTTCTTCTTACCAGAAGAAGATATTCAAGGTCGATGACCACATCGGCGTCGCCATTGCTGGTCTTACCGCCGACGGACGCGTCCTCTCCAGATACATGCGCAATGAGTGCATAAATTATTCCTACACATACGAGTCGCAGCTCCCCGTCGGGCGTCTTGTTGTTCAGCTTGCTGACAAGGCTCAG GTCTGCACACAACGATCATGGAAGCGACCTTATGGTGTTGGTCTACTGGTCGGTGGTCTTGATGAATCAGGAGCTCACCTATATTACAACTGTCCAAGTGGTAATTACTTTGAATATCAAGCATTTGCAATTGGATCTCGGTCACAGGCTGCAAAAACTTACTTAGAACGGAAGTTTGAGAGTTTCATGGAATCACCACAAGATACTCTGATCAAGGACGCACTTTTTGCGTTGAGGGAAACTATACAAGGAGAGAAAATGACGAGCTCGATATGCACAATTGCCATAATGGGGGTAGGGGAGGCATTCCATATACTGGATCAAGAAACTGTGGAGTCCTTGCTCAATGAATTTGAGGTTGTAGGTGAAGATACCCCTACTGATGAGGCTGCTGCTCCAGATCAATCTCGTGATGCTGATGCAGGTGCTGCTACCGCTGGTGACCAAGGCGTTGCTCCAATGGATATCTGA